A stretch of DNA from Leptolyngbyaceae cyanobacterium:
ACAGGACAGTGGGGTTTACCGGGCGGAATCGTTAATTGGGGTGAAGATATTCCCACCACAGTAGAACGGGAGTTAGAGGAGGAAACGGGACTACAACTAGTAAAAATCCGTCGCTTGGTAGGTGTATATTCTGCACCGGACAGAGACCCTAGAGTTCATTCTATTTCAGTAGTAGTAGAAGCAGAAGCGCAGGGAAAAATGCAGGCTCAAGATACCTTAGAAGTGAGTGAAGTGGAAGCTTTTTCTATCTCATCGATACCGAAAGGCCAACTAAGTCACGATCACGATCGACAATTACAAGATTATCTTGACGGCCTTACCACCCTAGCTTAAGCTAAGCTTTGCTTGCCACAAATCAGCATAAACTAACCGCACCCACAAGGGAATGCAGTTTCCCGATATTTTTATGAACCTACCCGTCCGCAATTCCCGGATCAAGCTGTCTCAAGGGAAACTATTCTGGCGCGAAGTTGGTAAAGGGCCAACTTTAGTGTTTTTACATGGTGCTTGGCATGATGGCAACCAATGGCTTCCCGTAATAGACAGTTTGAGTGGGAAATATCATTGTTTAGCGCCGGATTTACTGGGATTTGGCGAATCCGATCGTCCTGATGTTCATTACTCTATCCATTTAGAGGTGGAGTGTCTGGCGGAATATTTAGAGACGCTGAACTTAAAAAAAATTTATTTGGTAGGTGATGGCGTAGGCGGTTGGATTGCTGCTAGTTATGCACTTAGATATCCGGAAAAAGTAGGTGGATTGGTACTGCTAGCGCCAGAGGGAGTTCAAGTGGATGGTGCCAGACGAAACTTGTGGTGGTTGCGATGGTTACTCGATCGCCCAAAGGTAGTAGATTGGTTATGGCACTGGCTTCCTATTCTCAAAAAACGAAAATTTCCCGGTTGGCTGAGCAAAATAAAGGATTTACTGCCGAGATTGGAGCAAATATTGGAATCACCTGCCGCTTGCCAATTGCTGTTCCAACGCCGTAAGTCAGAAATTGAAGCTGAGTTATTGGAAGAAAAATTACCTTGGTTGAAAAAGCCTGTTTTGATTTTACAAGGAGAGCAAGATAGTTCTACTGCCGTAGCTTTGAATAAAGCTTACGCTCAAATGCTTCCCAATGCTCAAGTAAAAATATTACCCAATGGCG
This window harbors:
- a CDS encoding NUDIX hydrolase, with the protein product MFRLWQFIQTVLGILFRHPITGTTIIPILPDGRIVFIRRRDTGQWGLPGGIVNWGEDIPTTVERELEEETGLQLVKIRRLVGVYSAPDRDPRVHSISVVVEAEAQGKMQAQDTLEVSEVEAFSISSIPKGQLSHDHDRQLQDYLDGLTTLA
- a CDS encoding alpha/beta hydrolase; translated protein: MQFPDIFMNLPVRNSRIKLSQGKLFWREVGKGPTLVFLHGAWHDGNQWLPVIDSLSGKYHCLAPDLLGFGESDRPDVHYSIHLEVECLAEYLETLNLKKIYLVGDGVGGWIAASYALRYPEKVGGLVLLAPEGVQVDGARRNLWWLRWLLDRPKVVDWLWHWLPILKKRKFPGWLSKIKDLLPRLEQILESPAACQLLFQRRKSEIEAELLEEKLPWLKKPVLILQGEQDSSTAVALNKAYAQMLPNAQVKILPNGESALSQQLPEEVANYIHEFVLRH